From the genome of Aspergillus fumigatus Af293 chromosome 1, whole genome shotgun sequence, one region includes:
- a CDS encoding sterol desaturase family protein, giving the protein MDALFSLPVLSLFLIPTISSYSTSLNLLFFFMTWSTLVLSHPPLRVELFGTVAVRLFFYVLPSVLFFLFDTLTPSAAVVIKAHGEIGLPTGSKRSKIRAKDFKVAGWALANLALSIAAQAAIEIVRTKVLGMRSALKVSMRLPMPWEIVKDLFRGLCGREVLAYAVHRHVLHSKKYSVAKYHETWYHSLRAPFPLTAHYDHPTVYLLANFIPTYAPAMLFRLHMLTYLIYLSIISIEETFAFSGYSVMPTSFFLGGIARRMDVHLLSGAEGNFGPWGILDWICGTTVGDGEDEAASTVDDAQSQLSASLSQDGDLDEKIRRAVEESTRRFRDGSRRRLRRKRRDE; this is encoded by the exons ATGGACGCACTCTTCTCCCTGCCAGTCCTTTCGCTATTTCTTATTCCTACGATTTCTTCTTACAGCACAAGCCTCAACttattattcttcttcatgACATGGTCGACACTTGTGCTGTCGCATCCTCCTCTCAGGGTCGAACTGTTCGGTACCGTGGCGGTGCGACTCTTCTTTTACGTCCTTCCCTCAGTTCTGTTCTTCCTTTTTGACACCTTGACACCCTCCGCAGCAGTGGTAATCAAGGCGCATGGAGAGATTGGCCTTCCTACGGGAAGCAAGCGCAGCAAAATCCGAGCAAAGGACTTCAAAGTCGCGGGTTGGGCGCTGGCAAACCTTGCATTGAGCATCGCTGCGCAAGCCGCCATCGAGATCGTCCGCACCAAGGTGCTCGGAATGCGGAGCGCTCTCAAAGTGTCCATGAGACTGCCGATGCCCTGGGAGATTGTGAAGGACTTGTTCCGAGGTTTGTGCGGGAGAGAG GTCCTGGCATACGCTGTCCATCGCCACGTCCTCCACTCCAAGAAATATAGTGTCGCAAAGTACCATGAAACATGGTACCATTCACTGCGCGCACCGTTTCCCCTCACAGCGCACTATGATCACCCCACCGTGTACCTCCTCGCCAACTTCATCCCAACATACGCACCTGCCATGCTCTTCCGCCTCCACATGCTCACCTACCTCATCTACCTGTCCATAATATCTATTGAAGAGACGTTCGCCTTCTCCGGATACTCTGTGATGCCGACGAGTTTCTTCCTGGGCGGCATTGCGCGTCGCATGGATGTGCATTTGCTAAGTGGGGCGGAAGGGAATTTCGGACCTTGGGGGATTCTGGACTGGATCTGTGGGACGACTGTCGGTGACGGTGAGGACGAAGCGGCAAGTACTGTAGATGATGCGCAGAGTCAGCTTAGTGCTAGCCTGAGCCAGGACGGGGATCTCGACGAGAAGATTCGGAGGGCTGTGGAGGAGTCTACGAGAAGGTTTAGGGATGGGAGTCGTCGGCGGTTGCGGAGGAAGCGGAGGGATGAGTAA
- a CDS encoding 60S ribosomal protein eL6: MSDSTVGQTKQFGKGQRTVPAQKAQKWYPVDDEPQPKKVRKAIRPTKLRESLQPGTILILLAGRFRGKRVILLKHLDQGVLLVTGPFKINGVPLRRVNARYVIATSKRVDISNVDQSVLEKVSASDYFTKEKKAEKKTEEAFFKQGEKPEKKKVASARASDQKAVDQSILASIKKEAFLGSYLASSFSLRNGDKPHEMKW, encoded by the exons ATGTCGGACTCTACTGTTGGCCAGACGAAGCAGTTTGGAAAGGGCCAGAGGACCGTTCCGGCTCAGAAGGCCCAGAAATGGTACCCCGTTGATGACGAGCCGCAGCCCAAGAAA GTTCGCAAGGCTATTCGTCCCACCAAGCTCCGGGAAAGCCTTCAGCCCGGTACTATTctgatcctcctcgccggtCGCTTCCGTGGCAAGCgtgtcatcctcctcaagcACCTTGACCAGGGTGTCCTCCTCGTTACCGGTCCCTTCAAGATCAACGGTGTTCCTCTTAGACGGGTGAACGCTCGCTACGTGATCGCCACTAGCAAGCGTGTGGACATCAGCAACGTCGACCAGAGCGTCCTCGAGAAGGTCAGCGCTTCCGACTACTTcaccaaggagaagaaggccgagaagaagaccgAGGAGGCTTTCTTCAAGCAGGGAGAGAAGCCCGAG AAGAAGAAGGTTGCCAGCGCTCGTGCCAGCGACCAGAAGGCCGTCGACCAGTCCATCCTGGCCTCCATCAAGAAGGAGGCCTTCCTTGGCAGCTATCTcgccagctccttcagcctcCGGAACGGCGACAAGCCCCACGAGATGAAGTGGTAA
- the ksrA gene encoding 3-dehydrosphinganine reductase: MSQIHSFIPSNASPATLGISLILCGFIVYSVSKMFGYRTNHFPVEGRTIVVTGGSDGMGKAVACQLAEKGANVVIVARTVQKLREALEAIKGTAQDVKKQRFHYISADLTDAAECERVIAEVTEWNHGLAPDVVWCCAGYCEPGFFVETPVNTLRSQMDTVYWTAANTAHATLKSWLAPIPPSQQVPLPQRHLIFTCSTLAFVSIAGYAPYSPAKAAIRSLADTLSQEIEVYNGARAASSRNAAPPADVKIHTIFPMGILSPGFDNEQGLKPQLTKELEAADKPQRPIEVAKASIQGLEKGDYLITTMFVGHMMKASALGASPRNSIITDTLTSWLSSLVFLQVIPDLRKKAFNWGLKNGVPSSQSK; this comes from the exons ATGTCTCAGATTCACTCGTTTATACCGTCTAACGCATCCCCCGCTACATTGGGAATCTCACTCATTCTCTGCGGTTTTATCGTATATAGTGTATCCAAGATGTTCGGCTATCGAACAAACCATTTCCCTGTCGAGGGTCGG ACTATCGTTGTCACCGGTGGTTCCGATGGAATGGGCAAGGCTGTGGCGTGCCAGCTCGCCGAAAAAGGTGCCAACGTCGTTATCGTGGCCCGCACCGTCCAAAAGCTCAGGGAAGCTCTGGAGGCCATCAAG GGAACCGCCCAAGACGTCAAGAAACAAAGATTTCACTATATCAGTGCCGACTTGACAGATGCCGCAGAATGCGAGCGTGTCATTGCCGAAGTCACTGAGTGGAATCATGGTCTCGCTCCGGATGTCGTTTGGTGTTGCGCTGGCTACTGTGAGCCTGGTTTCTTCGTCGAAACCCCGGTCAACACGCTGCGAAGCCAGATGGACACCGTATACTGGACCGCTGCGAATACAGCACATGCCACTCTCAAGAGCTGGCTTGCGCCGATTCCTCCCAGCCAGCAGGTACCATTGCCTCAGAGACATCTTATCTTCACCTGTTCCACTCTTGCTTTTGTCTCCATTGCAGGATACGCTCCCTATTCTCCGGCCAAGGCCGCGATTCGATCTCTGGCGGATACTTTGAGTCAAGAGATTGAGGTGTACAACGGTGCTAGGGCAGCAAGTTCCAGGAATGCAGCTCCACCGGCCGATGTCAAGATACACACTATCTTTCCCATGGGCATTCTCAGCCCTGGCTTTGACAACGAGCAAGGACTCAAGCCTCAACTTACAAAGGAGCTGGAAGCTGCCGATAAGCCGCAGCGTCCGATCGAAGTCGCCAAGGCATCGATTCAAGGCTTGGAGAAGGGCGACTATTTAATTACTACGATGTTCGTCGGCCACATGATGAAAGCGAGCGCTCTTGGTGCCAGCCCTAGGAATTCAATCATTACCGACACTCTGACCAGCTGGCTCAGTAGTCTGGTATTCCTGCAGGTGATTCCTGATCTCCgaaagaaggctttcaaTTGGGGCTTGAAGAATGGCGTTCCATCATCTCAGTCGAAGTAG
- the clrD gene encoding uncharacterized protein, whose amino-acid sequence MTVIDLTLDSDSEDQKRLVQRQSQQESQRSPKATFFSNLTHRTPSSSIPLKRKSDRSSVSPSLAVPKADHLTNNNIHQTTNKQGLGNHSNPITSNSNTANNAIAKANTPDPNHVFNPKIQNPSTPSPTPSSQQEAVGVVIPSPSRQLRKEIEKSVWVKAPPVTPEKTALSTEYYPIDAHEKRALRGAYPSARKVKRSEIPFSIGTPGPILADRIPVQRQLHETLQRKLSKINGPPVTFAPGEEDLLAVFASNFEFVNSYILRKGVSHIPADFIAGCDCKKICDPARCGCLEQDEESKEIIVPYQRAQDDARLLVLTPDFLKRTDIIIECSSKCTCDERKCWNRVVQHGRTVRLEIFHTGNRGFGLRSPDWIRAGQFIDCYLGEVITKQEADVREEVVTSQHGHSYLFELDFFHNDDEIYVVDGQKFGSPTRFMNHSCNPNCKLFPVTRTYGDERLYDLAFFSLHNIPPNTELTFDYNPNWEEGKKVDPNAVRCLCGEKNCRGQLWPNQRKGTKC is encoded by the exons atgACGGTCATCGACTTGACCCTGGACTCGGATTCGGAGGATCAGAAGAGACTT GTACAAAGACAAAGTCAGCAAGAATCTCAGCGGAGTCCAAAAGCTACTTTCTTTTCAAACTTGACACATCGCACGCCATCGTCGTCGATACCCCTGAAAAGAAAGTCTGATAGAAGTTCTGTCAGCCCTTCTCTTGCTGTGCCTAAGGCCGATCACTTGACCAACAATAACATACACCAAACTACCAACAAACAGGGTCTTGGCAACCACAGCAACCCCATCACCTCCAACAGCAATACTGCCAACAACGCCATTGCTAAAGCTAATACACCCGACCCTAATCATGTATTCAATCCAAAGATTCAGAATCCGTCGACACCAAGTCCAACCCCAAGTTCTCAACAGGAGGCAGTTGGTGTCGTTATTCCTTCCCCGTCCAGGCAGCTGagaaaggagattgagaaatCCGTTTGGGTCAAAGCGCCCCCTGTAACGCCAGAGAAGACTGCGCTTTCGACTGAGTATTATCCGATTGATGCTCATGAAAAGCGTGCTCTCAGAGGCGCGTATCCTAGCGCTCGAAAGGTCAAGCGTTCTGAGATTCCCTTTAGCATTGGAACGCCAGGCCCCATTCTAGCAGATAGAATTCCTGTACAACGCCAATTGCACGAGACCCTGCAGCGGAAGCTGTCAAAGATCAATGGCCCCCCCGTGACATTTGCGCCAGGGGAGGAGGACCTGCTGGCGGTTTTTGCTTCAAACTTCGAGTTCGTTAATTCCTATATCCTCCGCAAAGGTGTCTCACACATCCCGGCGGACTTCATCGCAGGCTGTGATTGCAAGAAGATCTGTGATCCCGCGCGGTGCGGTTGCCTCGAGCAGGATGAAGAGTCGAAAGAGATTATTGTGCCATATCAACGCGCACAAGACGACGCACGGCTCTTAGTCCTGACCCCGGACTTTCTCAAACGCACAGATATCATTATTGAATGCAGCTCCAAATGTACCTGTGATGAGCGGAAATGCTGGAATCGAGTCGTGCAGCATGGTCGTACGGTCCGTCTGGAAATTTTCCACACAGGGAATCGCGGCTTCG GTCTCCGTTCCCCGGACTGGATCCGCGCGGGTCAATTCATCGACTGCTATCTCGGCGAAGTGATTACGAAACAAGAAGCCGACGTGCGCGAGGAGGTGGTTACGTCGCAGCACGGCCACTCCTATCTCTTCGAGCTAGACTTCTTCCACAACGACGACGAGATCTACGTTGTGGATGGACAAAAGTTTGGCTCCCCCACGCGTTTCATGAACCACTCGTGCAACCCCAACTGCAAGTTGTTCCCCGTCACCCGGACCTACGGTGACGAACGGCTGTACGACCTGGCCTTCTTTTCGCTGCACAATATCCCGCCCAACACCGAGCTGACGTTCGACTACAACCCCAACTGGGAGGAGGGCAAAAAGGTCGATCCCAACGCTGTGCGCTGTCTCTGTGGGGAGAAGAACTGCCGCGGGCAGCTCTGGCCGAACCAGCGCAAGGGCACTAAGTGCTAG
- the cch1 gene encoding calcium channel protein CCH1, with protein sequence MASNSHNRGHNEDNAPTDQSIPLQDLSGPLERNPSRTSRVGNRFLSRRSLRRGGSLSNYEKVSEESPVEPPPVARRARPQQAGHGNEDEFHIEDPGTFAQAMSAVGLSFDPTHSTTTSARRRESSSDLINVPLDDFGPQEAEHYLSPTDTYEDTAPLTDHRFLQPISGASQNFSGGQDDRGSTHGNRFPSDSRPESRLGDDLPHLESGLGRRRRGSSSAGDSRARSLSPSATGSALQRAGSMMKSMSQRVVNLSNEPEVVEQAIMREEQHKNARLEEPPSLPSLSGYAHDAPSVGMSDDQLPRTGTSASKAWRMYNNPLRGKALGILGPNNLIRVWLCDILVHPFMEPFILVVIIIQTILLALESAKSVWDHPRSVRWGSNPMDYAYFVIFVIYTLELVAKILVSGFIINPAEYSTLDRSMGLRKAIAEKGKNLLAPQRQFASKQQASSSPEPQQASIIRTFTGGFDQLQPEVIDDPLQPRRVRLAHRAFLRHSFNRLDFVAVVAFWVSFLLSFTGVETHHQLYVFRMLSCLRILRLLALTNGTSVILRSLKKAAPLLVHVAFLIGFFWLLFAIVGIQSFKSSLRRTCRWLGRDNETDFDLNDPYGTLQFCGGYLNVTTGAKEPWLKSDLTPSNGDAKGYICPQGSICVENTNPYGGTVNFDNILHSLELVFVIMSSNTFSDILYYTTDSDYLAAALFFAFGIVILSLWLVNLLVAVITHSFQVIREESKRSAFAVQKLDSLDTENTSTRKTSSFKRFYDRTEWLWIGIIILDLVVQAMRSSTMEEDRANLINVVEVFVTIILLFEIILRFASDWRRFHRSRRNWVDLGLALITCVIQIPAIKHSGRPYDVLTLFQILRVYRVVLAFSVTRNLIMVVFRNATGLLNLIMFVFLITFLASIFATQLFRGQIPAENNGGDEIDINFADIYNSFLGMYQILSSENWTTMLYDATAFTYPFNTAWISAIFIILWFIVANFIVLNMFIAVIQESFDVSEDEKRLQQVRAFLEQKQVTGNSQGNLSLSKILMLGRDSNRYRDPLDHGPAALEMLLKDAVVREFLDEQEAPTESRRRDSAPLETAAAATAETVRPGVFSRWWTAITTSVLRREPNPFYSKLKFSRAYEELDPKEMAKEVVSAAEQRKRAQREYLMRHPNYNKSLFIFAPDNPVRRLCQRIVGPGRGHQRVEGVDPYKPVWYTFSAFVYAAIVAMVLIACITTPIYQRNYQVQWHGEAMPWYVYTDTGFAILFTIEALIKVIADGFFWTPNAYFRGSWGFIDGIVLITLWINVGSSLFKDWGVSRAIGAFKALRALRLLNVSDSAKDTFHSVIIVGGWKVIAAALVSVSFLIPFAIYGVTLYNGQMVKCNDGSIVGSLDQCINEYLSSPYNWDVLAPRVASNPFYDFDNFGDALFILFQIVSQEGWIDVQNSAMSITGKDMQPQSFAAPANGLFFIMFNLLGAVFVLTLFVSVFMRNYTEQTGVAFLTAEQRSWLELRKLLRQISPSKRSLDRKSSKWKLWCYRIAVKKHGRWARCVTVILVLHLLLLVLEFYPEPYLWELTRQALFFAFTFFYIANVLIRLLGLGWHRFSRSSWDLYSLVAVPGTFVTTILNYLLRNQVIMELNKLFLVSITLLLIPRNNQLDQLFKTAAASLTAIGNLLATWFVLFLVYAIALNQAFGLTKFGGNENNNINFRDIPRALILLFRMSCGEGWNELMEDFATMVPPFCTYDSDFFNDDCGSAAWARPLFISWNIISMYIFVSLFVSLIFESFSYVYQRSSGLYAISREEIRRFKQAWATFDPDGTGYITKEQFPRLLGELSGDFAMRIYDDEFTIGRILEKCRVDKRDSLIAHRRVVEGLDLDKLCRILRQIPVETVRKRRQRLNRFYEEVLVSADPVRGISFHSILMILAHYNVISDSKSLRLEEFLRRRARLQRVEEAVRRNTVIGFFDTLYWSREFRRKVNAKKSSRMSEVPQFTVPEIFVDDGYQEGSGTAEVGGGGSLGAPDAIVSGDEDTQPMLSPISPTRGPSSPTSSRQLPRLDTNLTGRMSNVSSPTEWSSISPSLTPGGRERSHTLSSYDAGPDVPISPTGSNHSRENSAMNVQDVMQSLDDSAWGESIRRSFTQRRSNGSQP encoded by the exons ATGGCTTCGAATAGCCACAACCGCGGCCACAACGAAGACAATGCTCCCACGGATCAATCAATTCCTTTACAAGACCTTTCCGGGCCGCTGGAGCGCAATCCGTCTAGGACAAGTCGGGTGGGAAACAGATTTCTGTCAAGGCGTTCTTTGAGACGAGGAGGCTCTTTGAGTAACTATGAGAAGGTGTCGGAGGAGTCCCCTGTTGAACCCCCGCCAGTCGCACGGCGTGCACGTCCGCAACAGGCTGGCCATGGTAATGAAGATGAGTTCCATATCGAGGATCCGGGGACATTTGCTCAGGCAATGTCGGCGGTGGGCCTCAGTTTCGACCCGACACATAGTACCACAACTTCAGCGCGGCGCCGCGAATCTAGCTCAGACTTGATAAATGTCCCTCTCGATGACTTTGGGCCGCAGGAAGCTGAACACTACCTTTCCCCAACCGATACCTACGAGGATACGGCCCCGTTGACCGACCATCGTTTTCTTCAGCCCATCAGCGGAGCTTCCCAAAACTTTTCAGGCGGACAGGATGACCGAGGCAGCACACACGGCAACCGTTTCCCTTCTGATTCGCGTCCAGAGTCGCGTCTGGGTGACGATCTGCCACACCTTGAGAGCGGTTTGGGTCGGAGACGTCGCGGGAGCAGCAGCGCTGGAGATAGTCGGGCTCGTTCCTTGTCTCCTTCAGCCACTGGGTCTGCTTTGCAGCGGGCGGGTTCGATGATGAAGTCGATGTCGCAGCGTGTTGTTAACCTGAGTAACGAGCCCGAGGTGGTTGAACAAGCAATTATGAGGGAGGAACAGCACAAGAATGCACGACTCGAAGAGCCTCCGTCACTTCCCTCCTTGAGCGGATATGCACACGATGCGCCGTCTGTCGGAATGTCTGATGATCAACTACCGCGGACTGGAACATCCGCGAGTAAAGCGTGGAGGATGTACAACAATCCCCTGAGAGGCAAAGCACTCGGAATCCTGGGTCCGAACAACCTTATACGGGTGTGGCTATGCGACATCCTAGTTCATCCTTTCATGGAGCCATTTATTCTGGTTGTGATTATTATTCAGACGATATTGCTGGCTCTCGAATCGGCAAAGTCGGTCTGGGATCATCCGCGATCTGTGCGTTGGGGCTCTAATCCTATGGACTACGCTTATTTTGTCATCTTTGTTATTTACACCTTGGAGCTAGTAGCCAAGATCCTGGTATCGGGTTTTATCATCAATCCGGCCGAATACAGTACCCTAGATCGATCGATGGGGTTAAGAAAGGCAATCGcggagaaaggaaaaaatcTACTTGCACCGCAACGGCAATTTGCCTCCAAACAACAAGCCTCTAGCTCCCCAGAGCCACAGCAGGCCTCAATTATACGCACGTTCACTGGTGGTTTTGATCAGTTGCAGCCAGAAGTCATCGATGACCCTTTACAGCCACGCCGCGTGCGACTCGCACACCGTGCTTTTCTCCGGCATTCGTTCAATCGTCTCGATTTCGTCGCCGTCGTAGCATTCTGGGTATCCTTCTTACTCTCCTTCACCGGTGTAGAAACTCACCACCAGTTATACGTGTTTCGCATGCTTAGCTGCCTTCGCATTTTGCGTCTTCTTGCGCTCACAAACGGCACATCC GTCATTCTCCGAAGTCTCAAGAAAGCAGCTCCCTTGCTTGTTCATGTTGCATTCCTTATAGGCTTCTTCTGGCTACTGTTTGCTATTGTCGGGATCCAGAGCTTCAAGTCGAGCTTGCGACGCACTTGCCGCTGGCTTGGTCGTGATAATGAGACTGACTTTGATCTCAACGATCCGTACGGCACACTACAATTCTGCGGTGGATATCTCAATGTAACTACTGGCGCCAAAGAGCCTTGGTTGAAATCTGATCTCACTCCGAGCAATGGGGATGCGAAAGGGTATATCTGTCCCCAAGGCTCCATTTGTGTTGAAAACACCAATCCATATGGGGGAACAGTCAATTTCGATAACATCCTGCATTCACTAGAGCTTGTCTTTGTGATCATGAGCTCAAACACCTTTTCAGATATTCTGTACTACACTACCGATAGTGATTATCTCGCAGCTGCtcttttcttcgccttcggTATCGTCATTTTAAGTCTGTGGTTGGTCAATCTGCTGGTTGCAGTGATCACGCACTCATTCCAAGTCATCAGAGAGGAGAGCAAGCGAAGCGCCTTCGCTGTCCAGAAACTCGACTCGCTCGATACGGAGAACACATCTACCCGCAAAACTAGTAGTTTCAAACGTTTCTATGACAGGACGGAATGGCTCTGGATCGGCATCATCATTCTCGATCTCGTTGTGCAGGCTATGAGAAGCTCGACGATGGAGGAGGATCGCGCGAATCTTATCAATGTTGTCGAAGTCTTTGTCACGatcattcttctttttgAAATCATCCTACGCTTTGCATCCGATTGGCGCAGATTCCACCGAAGTCGCCGGAACTGGGTTGATTTAGGGCTTGCGCTCATTACCTGCGTCATCCAGATACCTGCGATCAAGCATTCGGGGCGTCCGTATGATGTTCTCACTCTCTTTCAGATTCTCCGAGTATACCGAGTGGTACTAGCGTTCTCGGTTACCAGGAACCTCATCATGGTTGTCTTTCGTAACGCGACTGGTCTGTTGAACCTGATCATGTTCGTGTTTCTGATTACGTTCCTTGCGTCAATTTTTGCGACCCAGCTTTTTCGCGGCCAGATACCCGCAGAGAACAATGGTGGTGACGAGATCGATATCAACTTTGCTGATATATATAATTCGTTCCTCGGCATGTATCAGATTTTGTCCAGCGAGAATTGGACTACTATGTTGTACGACGCAACCGCATTCACGTACCCGTTCAACACTGCCTGGATTTCCGCCATCTTCATTATCTTATGGTTCATCGTGGCGAACTTCATCGTTCTCAACATGTTCATTGCTGTCATTCAGGAGAGTTTTGACGTCTCTGAAGACGAGAAACGGTTGCAGCAGGTCAGGGCATTCCTGGAGCAGAAACAGGTCACCGGTAATTCTCAGGGGAACCTGTCTCTGTCGAAGATCCTCATGCTGGGCAGAGACTCCAACCGCTACAGGGATCCTCTCGATCATGGACCAGCCGCCCTAGAAATGCTACTGAAAGATGCCGTTGTACGGGAATTCCTTGATGAGCAAGAAGCGCCTACGGAAAGTCGGCGACGGGACAGTGCGCCATTAGAGACTGCAGCGGCCGCGACGGCTGAGACTGTCCGCCCCGGCGTGTTCTCGCGGTGGTGGACGGCCATTACCACCTCTGTTTTGCGCAGGGAGCCGAATCCCTTCTATTCCAAACTGAAATTCTCTAGAGCTTACGAAGAGCTAGATCCGAAGGAAATGGCTAAGGAGGTTgtttctgctgctgagcaacGGAAACGAGCACAGCGAGAGTATTTGATGAGACACCCGAATTACAACAAGTCGCTTTTCATCTTCGCGCCTGACAATCCTGTTCGGAGACTTTGTCAACGCATTGTTGGGCCAGGACGTGGGCATCAACGAGTCGAAGGAGTGGATCCCTATAAGCCGGTTTGGTATACATTTTCAGCTTTTGTCTACGCGGCGATTGTTGCCATGGTCCTGATTGCGTGCATCACCACTCCGATCTATCAGCGCAATTATCAAGTCCAGTGGCATGGCGAGGCTATGCCGTGGTATGTTTACACTGATACGGGCTTCGCAATCCTGTTCACAATAGAAGCACTCATTAAGGTCATTGCGGACGGTTTCTTCTGGACACCAAATGCATACTTTCGAGGATCATGGGGATTCATTGATGGAATTGTCTTAATCACTCTTTGGATCAATGTGGGCAGCTCACTGTTCAAGGACTGGGGTGTCTCTAGAGCTATTGGGGCCTTCAAAGCCTTGAGGGCCCTGCGTTTATTGAACGTCAGTGACAGTGCCAAGGACACCTTCCACTCAGTTATCATCGTGGGTGGATGGAAAGTCATCGCT GCTGCCCTGGTCTCGGTCAGTTTTCTGATACCATTTGCCATCTATGGTGTCACCCTTTACAACGGACAAATGGTCAAATGCAATGACGGAAGTATAGTTGGAAGTCTAGATCAGTGCATCAATGAATACTTAAGCTCACCCTACAACTGGGACGTCTTAGCACCGCGTGTCGCATCAAACCCTTTTTACGACTTTGACAATTTTGGGGATGCTCTATTCATCCTTTTCCAGATTGTCTCCCAGGAGGGCTGGATTGATGTGCAGAACAGCGCTATGAGTATTACAGGGAAGGACATGCAGCCACAGTCGTTTGCGGCGCCAGCCAAcggcctcttcttcattaTGTTCAATTTGCTCGGTGCAGTCTTCGTCCTGACACTGTTCGTGTCTGTGTTTATGCGAAATTACACGGAACAGACGGGTGTCGCCTTTTTGACTGCTGAACAGCGATCGTGGCTTGAGTTGAGGAAACTCTTGAGGCAAATCTCTCCGTCGAAACGCTCGCTCGACCGCAAGAGTAGTAAATGGAAGTTATGGTGCTATCGGATTGCGGTTAAGAAACATGGTCGATGGGCAAGATGCGTGACAGTTATTCttgtcctccatctcctcttGCTTGTGCTGGAGTTTTATCCGGAGCCTTATTTGTGGGAGTTGACAAGGC AGGCATTGTTCTTTGCTTTCACATTTTTCTATATTGCAAATGTCCTCATACGACTCCTTGGACTGGGCTGGCACCGGTTCAGTAGGAGTTCCTGGGACCTCTACTCATTAGTCGCTGTCCCGGGTACCTTCGTTACGACTATTCTCAACTATCTGCTGAGGAATCAGGTCATTATGGAACTAAACAAGCTTTTCCTTGTGTCTATAACCCTCCTGCTGATTCCGCGAAATAATCAGTTGGATCAGCTCTTCAAGACGGCTGCAGCCAGTTTGACGGCTATCGGGAACTTACTCGCTACATGGTTTGTCCTTTTCCTCGTCTATGCGATAGCGCTGAACCAAGCCTTCGGTCTCACAAAGTTCGGTGGGAATGAGAATAACAATATCAATTTCCGAGACATTCCGAGGGCGctcattcttctttttcgaaTGAGCTGCGGGGAGGGATGGAACGAACTGATGGAGGATTTTGCGACGATGGTGCCGCCCTTTTGCACATATGATAGCGACTTCTTCAATGACGATTGCGGCAGCGCTGCCTGGGCTCGGCCACTTTTCATTTCATGGAACATCATCAGCATGTATATCTTTGTGTCTCTGTTTGTCTCGTTGATCTTCGAGAGCTTTTCCTATGTGTATCAACGGAGCAGTGGGCTCTACGCAATCAGTCGTGAAGAAATTCGCCGCTTCAAGCAGGCCTGGGCGACCTTCGATCCTGACGGGACGGGCTATATCACCAAAGAACAATTTCCCCGTCTGCTTGGC GAACTCTCTGGCGACTTTGCCATGCGCATCTATGACGACGAGTTCACGATTGGGCGGATTCTGGAGAAGTGTCGGGTAGATAAAAGGGACTCACTCATTGCCCATAGAAGAGTGGTTGAAGGGCTGGACCTCGACAAGCTGTGCCGGATTCTGCGGCAAATTCCAGTTGAGACTGTTCGGAAGCGACGACAACGGCTGAATCGGTTTTACGAAGAGGTGCTGGTATCCGCGGACCCAGTGCGCGGTATCTCCTTCCACTCGATTCTGATGATCTTGGCTCATTACAATGTCATCAGCGACAGCAAGAGCTTGAGATTAGAGGAATTCCTTCGTCGTCGGGCGCGTCTGCAGCGAGTAGAGGAGGCCGTGCGCCGAAACACGGTAATCGGCTTCTTTGATACACTGTATTGGTCGCGGGAATTCCGCCGCAAGGTCAATGCAAAGAAATCATCACGAATGAGCGAAGTACCGCAGTTCACCGTCCCAGAGATctttgtggatgatggttATCAAGAGGGGTCCGGGACAGCCGAAGTGGGCGGTGGAGGTAGCCTAGGGGCCCCAGATGCCATTGTGAGTGGTGACGAGGACACCCAGCCGATGCTGTCGCCGATCTCGCCGACGCGAGGCCCATCCAGCCCGACATCATCACGGCAACTGCCCCGGCTGGACACCAACTTGACTGGACGCATGTCCAATGTCAGCTCACCGACCGAGTGGTCGAGCATCAGTCCGTCGCTGACACCAGGCGGACGTGAACGGTCGCATACCCTCTCGTCCTACGACGCCGGGCCGGACGTGCCCATCAGTCCCACAGGATCCAACCATTCGCGAGAGAACAGCGCGATGAATGTACAGGATGTGATGCAGTCGTTGGATGATTCCGCCTGGGGCGAGAGTATCCGGCGCAGCTTCACCCAACGTCGATCGAACGGTAGTCAACCGTAA